A region of Flavobacterium album DNA encodes the following proteins:
- the porV gene encoding type IX secretion system outer membrane channel protein PorV, whose protein sequence is MKKIILFALCLLGVQLAKAQSNRVITTGVPFLLIAADARAAAMGDQGVATSSDVFSQQWNPAKYAFALKSQGLSVGYTPYLTDIANDISLGQLTYYNRFSERSAFAGSLRYFGLGDIELRQTGDPNEIPVTRNPNELAVDFSYALKLDEQFSMSVAARYIRSNLRIPEASGGGDSKAASTFAFDVAGFYQSEEVAYSDFNGRWRAGFNFQNLGPKISYDNDPTLSSNFLPANMRLGGGFDFMFDEYNKLGVNAEITKLLVPTPQDPDKNHDGETTSEEYQQARKEYNDINWVSGIFKSFGDAPDGLSEELKEVTYSLGAEYLYQDSFALRLGYFNENQQKGARKFFSLGAGFKYTVVKVDVSYLFSASQVRNPLENTLRFSLTFNFGDDYDEY, encoded by the coding sequence ATGAAAAAGATAATCTTATTCGCCTTGTGCCTTTTGGGTGTACAGTTGGCAAAAGCCCAAAGTAACAGGGTAATTACTACAGGAGTCCCGTTTTTGTTAATTGCGGCCGATGCCAGGGCAGCGGCGATGGGCGACCAGGGTGTTGCCACATCATCCGATGTTTTTTCCCAGCAATGGAACCCTGCCAAGTATGCGTTCGCGCTTAAGTCGCAAGGTCTTTCCGTAGGCTATACCCCTTATCTTACTGATATTGCCAACGATATTTCCCTTGGGCAGCTGACCTACTACAACAGGTTTAGCGAAAGGAGTGCCTTTGCAGGAAGCCTCCGTTACTTTGGGTTGGGCGATATAGAGCTAAGGCAGACCGGCGACCCGAATGAGATCCCGGTAACACGGAACCCTAACGAGCTTGCGGTCGACTTTTCATATGCGCTGAAGCTGGATGAGCAGTTCTCCATGTCGGTAGCTGCACGCTATATCCGTTCCAATTTAAGGATACCTGAAGCATCAGGCGGCGGCGATTCAAAGGCGGCAAGTACCTTCGCTTTTGATGTTGCGGGTTTTTACCAGTCCGAAGAAGTGGCGTACAGCGATTTTAACGGTCGCTGGAGAGCTGGCTTCAATTTCCAGAACCTGGGGCCGAAGATCAGTTATGATAACGACCCAACATTGAGCTCGAACTTTCTTCCTGCCAACATGAGGCTTGGCGGCGGGTTCGATTTTATGTTTGATGAATATAACAAGCTTGGCGTGAATGCCGAGATCACAAAGCTATTGGTTCCGACACCACAGGATCCTGATAAAAACCATGATGGTGAAACAACCTCTGAAGAATACCAGCAGGCGAGGAAAGAGTACAATGATATCAACTGGGTTTCGGGTATCTTTAAATCTTTTGGCGATGCCCCTGACGGCCTGAGCGAAGAATTGAAAGAAGTTACCTATTCCCTGGGCGCCGAGTACCTGTACCAGGATTCGTTTGCACTTCGTTTGGGTTACTTTAACGAAAATCAGCAAAAAGGTGCGCGTAAATTCTTCTCACTGGGTGCCGGCTTTAAGTACACCGTGGTAAAAGTGGACGTGTCTTACCTCTTCTCAGCCTCACAGGTGCGCAACCCGCTGGAAAACACACTTCGTTTCTCGCTTACCTTTAACTTTGGCGACGATTACGACGAATATTAG
- the porU gene encoding type IX secretion system sortase PorU: MMKKRILFFVLLSSLLSFGQQRGEVVLEWTDNVKSLIGTTQISIPQFQIENTSYDSSRKQLFFQNNLPVSAAADPNSLTITNIVYESMTVAQLGTLSTALPASVNAKLASSKARDQWYASITLSPIIKDGSSYKRVKSFTYSFGFNAGRSAFRDGADFDVIENSVLATGDWYRFYVEKSGVYKVTRSFLQSLGMNVNVDPRTIKIYGNGGRMVPLLNATEYPSDLAENAIEVIGEEDGSFGSSDYILFYAEGVDNWNAESGTHNNLFVDKSYYYVTAGGANGKRITPQGLPAAAPNVITSNFDEYLYHEKDLVNIARLGRKWHGEQFNVENEQSFDFNIQDIDSGPVTVIVSAAAASGSATSMVVTANDQAIGTISLPLTPENAAAVDGKVLTGTFTPSGGAITVKLAYNNNGVPGSNAWLDYIILKAKRKLQGNGKQFRFRYNDAASNVGVIQYNMSNASGIKEVWDITNIYDASKIINDGGQSQFAFKATLGEVRQYIALVPSDYYTPLREGRPKVANQNLKGTIFRNAQGAFEDVDYLIVTPAFLNASAEKLAGYHRTNSGLNVKVVNLENIYQEFSSGKQDVGAIRNFIKYIYFNASSVSKRIKYVNLFGDASFDYKDRIPNNGNIVPSFQAFDPVPVNPDNNYSTVNTFVSDDFFGFMDPTEGRMDFGGGSSDRLDLAIGRMLVNDKTQADEMVNKVFEYKAAESYGRWRNEYIMITDDLDNVGQAFIPQMELVYDLLHDNRPFVNVRKIHSDAFVQQASAGGQRYPEAKEQIIRAINYGALVVNYLGHGGEDGMASERIFEKTDAQNLTNKYKYPLFVTATCELTKFDNPYRPTVGEYLYWNPAGGAIAMVTTTRSIYTGAAYSLNKTFCGKLYAFTNDGIYPTMAEALMQTKQSLPSREVRQVAFIGDPALKMAIPQPKIVLTEVNDQPLSPTSDVLQSLAYVKLGGRVTDEGGSMLSNYNGELEVTVFDKEMSRSTLDNDNEGQITNFKVLGETIFRGNATVTNGQFEFGFIVPRDIRIPVGNGRVSFYSKKNNVLEDHYGYDTMIRIGGVNPNAAADTAPPKLRLYMNDESFISGGITNASPILLAFLEDEHGINTASGIGHDIIGILDGDETHPFVMNDYYETEMDNYKQGKVRFPFVNLEKGLHTLTFKAWDVYNNLVAAEIQFVVIGDDVLKLDKVLNYPNPFVSYTEFWFTHNRPFEPLDVQVQVFTVTGKIVKTINQSVTTDGFLCRDIKWDGRDDFGDRIGKGVYIYKLTVRSASANKTAEKYEKLVLL; this comes from the coding sequence ATGATGAAAAAGAGAATACTATTTTTTGTACTGCTTAGTTCTTTGTTGTCTTTCGGACAGCAGAGGGGGGAAGTGGTTTTGGAATGGACAGACAATGTAAAGTCGCTTATTGGCACTACCCAGATATCCATTCCCCAGTTCCAGATCGAGAATACCAGCTATGATTCTTCAAGAAAGCAGCTTTTCTTCCAGAACAACCTCCCGGTAAGCGCGGCAGCCGACCCTAACTCACTTACCATTACCAATATCGTATATGAAAGTATGACTGTTGCACAGCTAGGTACACTTTCTACGGCGCTGCCTGCATCCGTTAATGCAAAGCTGGCTTCGTCAAAAGCACGTGACCAGTGGTATGCCTCGATCACACTTTCTCCTATAATTAAGGATGGAAGCAGCTACAAGCGTGTAAAGTCATTCACTTACTCGTTCGGTTTCAACGCTGGGCGTTCGGCCTTCAGGGATGGCGCCGATTTCGACGTGATTGAAAATTCCGTACTTGCAACAGGCGACTGGTATAGATTTTATGTCGAAAAGTCCGGAGTATATAAAGTTACGCGCTCCTTCCTGCAAAGCCTGGGGATGAATGTGAACGTTGACCCCCGCACCATTAAAATATATGGCAACGGCGGCAGGATGGTGCCATTGCTCAATGCAACAGAATATCCGTCGGACCTTGCCGAGAATGCGATCGAGGTAATAGGGGAAGAAGACGGATCGTTCGGCAGCAGCGATTACATACTGTTTTACGCCGAAGGTGTCGATAACTGGAATGCCGAAAGCGGTACACACAACAACCTTTTTGTAGATAAGTCCTATTATTACGTTACTGCCGGCGGCGCCAATGGCAAAAGGATAACACCGCAGGGACTGCCGGCTGCTGCGCCCAATGTTATCACTTCAAATTTTGACGAATATCTTTATCATGAAAAAGACCTTGTGAATATTGCGAGGCTTGGGCGCAAATGGCACGGGGAACAGTTTAATGTAGAGAATGAGCAGAGCTTCGATTTTAATATCCAGGATATTGATAGCGGCCCCGTTACTGTAATTGTTAGTGCAGCAGCGGCTTCAGGTTCAGCAACGTCAATGGTAGTTACTGCTAATGATCAGGCAATTGGAACAATCAGTTTACCCCTTACCCCGGAAAATGCCGCTGCGGTAGATGGGAAAGTACTAACAGGAACTTTTACCCCCTCCGGTGGTGCCATAACGGTAAAGCTTGCCTATAATAACAACGGTGTACCTGGTTCTAATGCCTGGCTCGATTATATTATACTGAAAGCAAAAAGGAAGCTTCAGGGTAATGGTAAGCAGTTCCGGTTCCGGTACAATGATGCCGCCAGTAATGTTGGTGTGATACAATATAATATGTCTAATGCCTCGGGAATAAAAGAAGTGTGGGATATCACCAATATATATGACGCTTCTAAAATAATCAATGATGGAGGGCAAAGCCAGTTTGCATTTAAGGCAACGCTTGGCGAAGTGCGGCAGTATATTGCACTTGTCCCGTCAGATTATTATACCCCGCTTAGGGAAGGCAGGCCGAAAGTAGCCAACCAAAACCTGAAGGGCACGATATTCCGTAATGCACAAGGGGCTTTTGAAGATGTGGATTACCTTATAGTGACACCGGCATTTCTTAATGCTTCTGCCGAAAAACTGGCCGGCTACCACCGCACCAATTCCGGACTCAATGTAAAAGTGGTAAACCTCGAGAATATTTACCAGGAGTTTTCATCCGGCAAGCAAGATGTAGGAGCCATACGGAATTTTATCAAATACATTTATTTTAATGCCTCTTCGGTCAGCAAAAGAATAAAATATGTCAACCTTTTTGGGGATGCCTCTTTTGATTATAAAGACCGGATACCGAATAACGGCAATATTGTCCCCTCATTTCAGGCATTTGATCCTGTGCCTGTTAATCCGGATAATAATTATAGTACGGTAAATACTTTTGTTTCCGATGACTTCTTTGGATTTATGGATCCTACGGAAGGCAGGATGGATTTTGGTGGCGGAAGTTCCGACAGGCTAGACCTCGCGATAGGGAGGATGCTGGTAAATGACAAGACGCAGGCCGACGAGATGGTAAACAAGGTGTTTGAGTACAAAGCAGCTGAGTCGTATGGAAGGTGGCGCAATGAATATATAATGATAACCGATGACCTTGATAATGTCGGGCAGGCTTTTATACCACAAATGGAACTGGTATATGACTTGCTGCATGATAACAGGCCGTTTGTAAATGTTAGGAAAATACATTCCGATGCTTTTGTGCAGCAAGCTTCTGCGGGTGGGCAGCGCTACCCGGAAGCAAAGGAACAGATCATCAGGGCAATCAACTATGGGGCGTTGGTGGTTAATTACCTTGGCCATGGGGGCGAAGACGGTATGGCTTCGGAGCGTATTTTTGAAAAAACAGATGCACAGAACCTTACCAATAAATATAAATATCCATTGTTTGTAACCGCAACTTGCGAGCTCACCAAGTTTGACAACCCTTATCGCCCAACCGTAGGGGAATATCTTTACTGGAATCCTGCCGGGGGAGCTATAGCCATGGTTACGACAACGCGTTCTATCTATACTGGGGCGGCTTACAGCCTCAATAAAACTTTTTGCGGTAAACTCTATGCCTTTACTAACGATGGTATATACCCAACAATGGCCGAAGCGCTGATGCAGACAAAGCAGTCTTTGCCTTCAAGAGAGGTAAGGCAGGTGGCTTTTATAGGGGATCCCGCGCTTAAAATGGCTATCCCTCAGCCAAAGATCGTGCTTACCGAAGTTAACGACCAGCCTCTAAGCCCAACTTCAGATGTATTGCAATCACTGGCCTATGTGAAATTAGGCGGGCGCGTTACCGATGAGGGAGGCAGCATGCTCAGCAACTATAACGGAGAGCTTGAGGTTACGGTTTTTGATAAGGAGATGAGCCGTTCGACATTGGATAACGACAATGAAGGCCAGATAACGAATTTCAAGGTGCTTGGCGAGACGATCTTCCGGGGCAATGCAACAGTAACCAACGGGCAGTTCGAGTTCGGCTTCATTGTGCCAAGGGACATCCGCATTCCGGTAGGCAATGGCCGTGTTAGCTTTTATTCCAAAAAGAACAATGTGCTGGAAGACCATTACGGTTACGATACTATGATAAGGATAGGCGGCGTGAACCCGAATGCTGCTGCGGACACCGCGCCTCCCAAACTAAGGCTGTACATGAATGATGAGTCCTTCATTTCGGGTGGTATAACCAACGCATCGCCAATATTGCTGGCGTTTCTGGAAGACGAGCACGGCATCAACACCGCAAGCGGCATTGGGCACGATATAATAGGGATACTGGACGGTGACGAAACCCATCCGTTCGTGATGAACGATTATTACGAGACCGAGATGGATAATTACAAACAGGGAAAAGTACGTTTCCCATTTGTTAACCTTGAAAAAGGCCTGCATACCCTTACCTTTAAGGCGTGGGATGTATATAATAACCTGGTAGCTGCTGAAATCCAGTTTGTGGTGATAGGCGATGATGTGCTTAAGCTGGATAAGGTGCTCAACTACCCGAACCCTTTTGTGAGCTATACCGAATTCTGGTTTACCCACAACAGGCCATTTGAGCCGCTGGATGTGCAGGTGCAGGTATTTACGGTAACCGGTAAAATCGTGAAGACTATCAACCAGTCCGTGACTACCGATGGCTTTTTGTGCCGCGACATCAAGTGGGATGGACGCGATGATTTTGGCGACCGGATAGGCAAGGGCGTGTATATATATAAGCTCACTGTCAGGTCGGCTTCGGCAAATAAAACAGCTGAAAAATATGAAAAACTTGTATTGCTATAA
- the gldJ gene encoding gliding motility lipoprotein GldJ: MKVNKITALKLLIALAITVGFTGCSKKGNSGNTSTATGWKINDKKGGFQHNSKYKQQEAAPGLVEVEGGTFTMGRVQDDVMHDWNNTPTQQHVQSFYMDETEVTNVMYMEYLDWLKRVFPPTEENYKNIYVGALPDTLVWRSALGYNETMTNNYLRHPAYSNYPVVGVNWIQAVEFSKWRTDRVNEAVLEKEGYLKRDAKVTDVNAETTFSTESYLESPTKSMGGNEEIVLKGPRNKLASKEGATNVYAQRTSGLILPEYRLPTEAEWEYAAVALVGNREYNLYRGNKKYPWKGQYTRNSKRQSKGDQLANFKQGKGDYGGIAGWSDDNADITAPAKSYPPNDFGLYDMAGNVAEWVADVYRPIVDDEANDFNYYRGNVYMKNKIGEDGRAELVTSETIEYDTLSNGRIQYRNLPGQIAQTQVTSEDTYLRQNYTKSDNRNFRDGDRQSTRYFDFGASEEEATAATKDAERMYHSPKHLVSKDSLGNMVRAYDKSSKRTTLINDNVRVYKGGSWRDRAYWLDPAQRRYFPQDMATDYIGFRCAMSKVGPKSSKKSARN, translated from the coding sequence ATGAAAGTTAACAAAATCACGGCTTTAAAATTGTTAATCGCATTGGCGATAACTGTTGGTTTTACCGGATGCAGCAAGAAAGGTAACAGCGGTAACACTTCCACTGCTACGGGTTGGAAGATCAACGACAAGAAAGGTGGTTTCCAGCACAACTCCAAGTACAAACAGCAGGAAGCTGCTCCCGGACTTGTAGAAGTAGAAGGAGGAACGTTTACCATGGGCAGGGTTCAGGATGATGTTATGCATGATTGGAACAACACTCCAACGCAACAGCACGTCCAGTCTTTCTATATGGATGAGACTGAGGTTACCAATGTAATGTACATGGAATACCTTGACTGGTTGAAGAGGGTTTTCCCTCCAACTGAAGAAAACTATAAAAACATCTATGTAGGTGCACTTCCTGATACACTGGTATGGAGGAGCGCCCTTGGATATAATGAAACTATGACCAACAACTACCTGAGGCACCCGGCATACAGCAACTACCCTGTTGTAGGCGTTAACTGGATCCAGGCTGTTGAGTTTAGCAAATGGAGGACAGACCGCGTTAACGAGGCTGTTCTTGAAAAAGAAGGCTACCTTAAAAGGGATGCCAAAGTTACTGACGTAAATGCAGAAACTACTTTCAGCACTGAGTCATACCTTGAAAGCCCTACTAAAAGTATGGGTGGCAACGAGGAGATCGTGCTAAAAGGGCCAAGGAACAAACTGGCTTCTAAAGAAGGCGCTACCAACGTATATGCACAAAGGACTTCAGGGCTTATCCTTCCTGAGTACAGGCTTCCAACCGAGGCTGAGTGGGAATATGCTGCCGTTGCACTTGTAGGTAACCGTGAGTACAACCTGTACAGGGGTAACAAAAAATATCCTTGGAAAGGCCAATACACCCGTAACTCAAAACGCCAGTCTAAAGGTGACCAGCTTGCTAACTTTAAGCAAGGTAAAGGTGACTACGGCGGAATTGCAGGATGGTCTGATGACAATGCAGATATCACTGCTCCGGCTAAATCATATCCGCCAAACGATTTCGGCCTTTATGACATGGCAGGAAACGTTGCAGAATGGGTAGCTGACGTTTACCGTCCTATCGTAGATGATGAAGCAAACGACTTCAACTACTACAGGGGTAACGTTTACATGAAAAACAAAATAGGCGAAGACGGAAGGGCTGAGCTTGTAACTTCTGAAACTATCGAATATGATACGCTTTCTAACGGAAGGATACAGTACAGGAACCTGCCAGGCCAGATTGCCCAGACTCAGGTAACCTCTGAAGATACTTACCTAAGGCAGAACTATACCAAATCTGACAACAGGAACTTCAGGGATGGTGACAGGCAGTCTACACGTTACTTTGATTTCGGAGCTTCCGAAGAAGAAGCCACAGCAGCAACTAAAGATGCCGAAAGGATGTACCATTCTCCAAAGCACCTTGTGTCAAAAGACAGCCTTGGCAACATGGTAAGGGCTTATGACAAGTCTTCAAAAAGGACTACGCTTATCAACGATAACGTAAGGGTATACAAAGGTGGCTCATGGAGAGACCGTGCTTACTGGCTCGACCCTGCACAAAGGAGGTACTTCCCTCAGGATATGGCAACAGACTATATTGGTTTCCGTTGCGCAATGTCTAAAGTAGGCCCTAAATCAAGCAAAAAGTCAGCAAGAAACTAA
- a CDS encoding UDP-N-acetylmuramoyl-tripeptide--D-alanyl-D-alanine ligase: MEIQELYSYFLQCSAISTDTRKIEPGSLFVALKGDNFDANSFAEEALKKGARYVVIDNADYKLGNEMLLVNNSLEALQQLANYHRKELGLPVIALTGSNGKTTTKELINAVLSQSYTTKATVGNLNNHIGVPLTLLSFTKETEIGIVEMGANHQKEIGFLCSLAEPNFGYITNFGKAHLEGFGGYEGVIKGKSELYQYLEQNTKTAFVNLDDAIQNEKTEKLPRFTFAVDNYNCDVRIESFGDGQMVTIGYNGMEIRSNLIGSYNAPNISAAIAIGVYFKVSNEKIKAAIEGYIPSNNRSQLIEKNGNKIILDAYNANPSSMAAAIANLRQMKGDKVAILGDMFELGTESPEEHKKIALLLAPEDDIETYFVGKDFYNNRIEKSHLHFFESYDSLKNHFPQALKNKTILIKGSRGMALERVLELL, from the coding sequence ATGGAAATCCAGGAACTCTACAGCTATTTTCTGCAATGCAGCGCCATATCGACCGACACACGAAAAATTGAGCCGGGAAGTTTATTCGTAGCCTTAAAGGGCGATAATTTCGATGCCAATTCGTTCGCGGAAGAGGCGCTAAAAAAAGGTGCCCGTTATGTGGTGATAGACAATGCGGATTATAAATTGGGAAACGAAATGCTGTTGGTAAACAATAGTCTGGAAGCCCTTCAGCAATTGGCCAATTACCACAGGAAAGAGCTCGGCCTGCCGGTTATAGCGCTTACCGGAAGCAATGGCAAGACAACCACCAAGGAGCTTATCAATGCGGTGCTTTCGCAATCGTATACCACAAAAGCTACTGTAGGCAACCTGAACAACCACATAGGCGTTCCCCTTACCCTGCTCTCTTTTACAAAGGAAACGGAGATAGGCATTGTAGAAATGGGTGCCAACCACCAGAAAGAGATCGGGTTTTTATGCAGCCTTGCCGAACCAAATTTTGGTTACATTACCAATTTTGGGAAGGCCCATCTTGAAGGCTTTGGCGGGTATGAAGGCGTTATAAAGGGTAAAAGCGAATTGTACCAGTACCTGGAACAAAATACCAAAACTGCTTTTGTCAACCTGGACGATGCCATACAAAACGAAAAAACGGAGAAGCTGCCACGATTCACATTTGCCGTTGACAACTATAATTGCGATGTAAGGATAGAGAGCTTTGGCGACGGCCAGATGGTTACAATTGGGTATAATGGCATGGAGATCCGGTCAAATCTTATCGGCTCCTATAATGCGCCGAACATAAGTGCTGCTATAGCCATAGGTGTCTATTTTAAGGTAAGCAATGAGAAAATAAAAGCCGCTATTGAAGGCTACATCCCTTCTAACAACCGCTCGCAGCTTATTGAAAAGAACGGGAACAAGATCATATTAGACGCTTATAATGCTAACCCCAGCAGCATGGCCGCTGCTATAGCCAACTTAAGGCAGATGAAGGGTGACAAGGTTGCCATACTGGGGGATATGTTCGAATTAGGAACTGAAAGCCCTGAAGAGCATAAAAAGATCGCATTACTTCTTGCTCCGGAAGACGATATCGAAACCTATTTTGTAGGGAAGGATTTTTATAATAACCGCATCGAAAAATCGCACCTGCATTTCTTTGAAAGCTATGACAGCCTTAAAAACCATTTCCCACAGGCCTTAAAAAATAAAACCATATTAATAAAAGGCTCGCGCGGCATGGCCCTGGAAAGGGTGCTGGAATTACTGTAA
- a CDS encoding DUF3095 domain-containing protein, whose amino-acid sequence MSNSTTEKFYSALHLNRMPLSRLIANEKLFIPVPDDWHVVITDIKSSTQAVMTGRHEDVNLIATGSIVLVLNIAFGMDIAVPFFFGGDGATFLIPGSLLSKVMQALALYRSNTLGNFNLELRTGTIPVKQIYAAGHSINITKYSSSKTFSIPVVLGGGLDYAEKIIKGDGYLLSGHESAANELDLTGMQCRWDKIPPPSDKEEIVTLLVVSRNVEHQPIAFKKVLEKMDALYGPPDKRQPISVGKLKLKTTFGRLGNEMRARLGGIKWFRLLSTWLITLYGFFWFSTERGKNYLKSLVEMSDTLVIDGKINTVITGSAKQREALQKLLDAMESDGEIFYGLHVSSASIMSCYVRNLEDGHIHFVDGSEGGYTQAAKMLKGKLSNV is encoded by the coding sequence ATGTCGAACAGCACTACCGAAAAATTTTATTCCGCACTTCATTTGAACAGGATGCCATTGAGCCGACTGATCGCCAATGAAAAATTGTTCATCCCCGTGCCCGATGACTGGCATGTAGTGATCACCGACATTAAAAGCTCTACACAGGCGGTTATGACAGGGCGGCATGAAGATGTGAACCTCATTGCTACCGGTAGTATTGTATTGGTACTCAATATTGCTTTCGGGATGGATATTGCCGTGCCCTTCTTTTTTGGTGGCGATGGCGCTACCTTTCTCATTCCCGGCAGCCTTTTGAGTAAAGTCATGCAGGCACTGGCGCTTTACCGCAGCAATACGCTCGGTAATTTTAATTTGGAGCTTCGTACGGGCACAATACCCGTTAAGCAAATTTATGCCGCCGGACATAGTATCAACATCACAAAATACAGTAGTTCAAAGACGTTTTCTATTCCGGTAGTTTTGGGAGGCGGGCTGGATTATGCCGAGAAGATCATTAAGGGAGACGGCTACCTGCTTTCTGGCCATGAGTCCGCTGCTAATGAATTAGATCTTACCGGAATGCAATGCCGTTGGGACAAAATCCCCCCACCTTCTGATAAAGAGGAGATCGTAACGCTGCTGGTTGTTTCGCGCAATGTGGAGCACCAGCCCATAGCTTTTAAAAAAGTGCTCGAAAAGATGGATGCGCTGTATGGCCCGCCAGATAAGAGGCAGCCTATATCCGTAGGGAAGCTGAAACTGAAAACCACATTTGGCCGGCTAGGCAACGAAATGCGTGCCCGGCTCGGCGGCATTAAATGGTTCAGGTTGCTGAGCACGTGGCTGATAACATTGTATGGCTTCTTTTGGTTCAGTACCGAAAGAGGCAAAAATTACCTGAAGAGCCTTGTAGAAATGTCGGATACGCTTGTTATCGACGGAAAAATAAACACCGTAATAACCGGTTCTGCAAAACAACGTGAGGCGTTGCAAAAGCTATTGGATGCCATGGAATCTGACGGCGAGATCTTTTACGGCCTGCATGTGAGCAGTGCCTCCATCATGTCGTGCTACGTACGCAACCTTGAGGATGGGCACATTCATTTTGTCGATGGTTCTGAAGGTGGTTACACACAGGCCGCAAAAATGCTGAAGGGAAAACTCAGCAACGTTTGA